TTTATCATCCGCTATTTTTTCAAATTTCTAGGGGCGATTTCTTGACCTTGATAAAATCTCTTTTCAATTTTACCTAAGTAAAAATAGCTAAAAATACTAACTAGATTGACTGTGATCACGGAGTAAATAATTGCTGGAGATATATTTTCTAATTTAAGGGCAATTGCTGGTAAAATTGACCAAATAATAGCACTAAAAATGATTAAAATTTGACGAATTTTTTGAATGTTTTTCAGCGCTTGTCGACAACTAGAACATTTTTCTGTATGAGAATGATAACGCTCTAATAAAGTTTCATGGGTGGGGGTTGCTGGTAAGTTTTGATGGGGGAATAATTCGGCATTATATTTATTTACCCACTGTCTAAATTCGGTTACATATAAATCTGCCTTGGTGGGTAAGTAACAGGCTTTTTCATATTTTTCGCTACCGCCTAATTTTTCTAAGTATCGCTCTTGATAATGAAGGAAAATTTGATCATCTTCAAGGATAGCATTTTGGTTAAGATGGGAATACCAACGAGGGGTTAATTTGATAAAAAATTGAGGGATTTTTGAGGAAAATTGGAAGGGAAAACGAGCAAACAAACGACATTTTCCTTTACTAATAGGAGTTGCATAAACCACCGTCATGGTGCGTCCAAATTGTTTTGAGGTTAAGTCATGCCACATTAAATTGGGGGCAACAAAGGTCGTATATTGACTGCCTAGCTTACCTTTTCTTGGTCCTTCTTGCCATACCCCATTAAAGCCTTGCCTATTACTACTGATAATCTCTAATTCTACCGTAGAAACGTTGGTGCGATCGCCCACAGAACCATGATGAGTATAGGGTATATGACTAGAATCCAAAACATTTTCCAATAAAGTGAGAGCAGAATAAGGAATATCTCGAAAAGTATTTAACACTAACCATTTATCCTTATCCTCCTCCAAAGGACCTACTATGGGAATAGGAGTTTTATCCGCATTATCAGGATTACCAGCATAAACAAATAATAAATCCTGCTCAACCTTACAAGGATAAGCCCTCACACAGGCACGGGAAGAAGTATGCGCCCGTTGATTTTCTTGTTGTTGGGGTATCACCTCACAATCTCCTTCCCCAGAAAAAGCCCAACCATGATAAGGACATTCCAACAAACCCTCCTCATTAATTCTCCCCTCCGTTAAAGGCGCTAAACGATGAGGGCATTTATCGGTGAATACTCGCCATTGAGAAGTTTTTTCCTCCCACCAAATCACAATATCTTCCTCTAATAAAGTAAAAGAATTGGGTCGATTTTTCTCCAAATCCTCCACAAAAAACACAGGATACCAAACCTCTTGATAATTAAAATTATCTTCATCCTCTCCCCCCACAGGTAAAACTATAGGGGCTTTTGCTTTTTCTAGGGTAGATTGTGTCATAGGAATTAATTTTAGTAACTATTACAAAATGTTAACAAAAATCTATCCCTATCTAAAGTTTAATTACTTTTGTTGACAAAATTAAATCAATATGTTAGACAATTTTGTAATAATCCTTGTACCAACTTACAAACCTTTCAATGCCCTCCTCAATAGAAGTAGTAGGCTTAAAACCGACATCTTGAATTAAATCATCAATATCTGCATAGGTTGTCGGCACATCTCCGGGTTGTATGGGTAAGAAATTTTTTTCAGCCTCCATACCCAAGCAATTTTCGATAACTTCAATAAATCTAGTTAACTCAACGGGTTGATTATTACCAATGTTATATATCTTATAAGGGGGGATTTTGCTTCCATCCTCAGCTGTTGATGATTGAGGAAGATGATTCATTACCCGAATAATTCCCTCCACAATATCATCGATATAGGTAAAATCTCGCTGCATTCTGCCATAATTAAAAACCTTAATCGGTTTTCCTTCTAAAATAGCCTTAGTAAATAAAAAGTATGCCATATCAGGTCTTCCCCAAGGCCCATAAACGGTAAAAAAGCGTAATCCCGTACAAGGAATATGATACAGATGACTATAGGTATGCGCCATCAACTCATTGGCTTTTTTGGTGGCGGCATATAAACTAACAGGATTATCGACATTGTCGGAGGTAGAAAAAGGAATCTTTTTGTTAGCCCCATAAACAGAGCTAGAGGAGGCGAAAACTAGATGTTTTATGCTATTATGCCGACAACATTCCAAGAGATTTACAAAACCCACTAAATTACTATCTACATAGGCATGGGGATTTTCGATGGAATATCTTACCCCTGCTTGGGCGGCTAGATGTATGACGAAATCAAATTGATTGTTTTTAAATAATTGTTCTAAATTTTTTCTATTCGCTAAATCTAGTTTGTGAAAGGTGAAGTTTTTTTGTGCTGCTAATTTTTGTAATCGTGCTGTTTTGAGGGAGGTATCGTAGTAATCATTAAGATTATCTATACCGATAACAGATTCTCCTCTGGATAGTAATTCTTGAGTTAGATAAAAACCAATAAATCCTGCGGCACCTGTTACTAATATATTCATGTCCTAGTTAGTCTGGGAATATGCTTTTTCGTATTTTATGATGATAATTGATACGGGTAATGATTTTCATAGTTGAAACTTACCTTTGCAATAAGCTATAATATTAGATGACTCGGACTTATGCGGTTTCGACGCTCAAACTTTGTCAGGACCGGAAGGTAGCAGCAATACGGGATGCTTGAAATGGGCGTAAGATTCGGGTCTTTAATGATCTCACTTTTTCTCCACATCAAAAATAGGTGCGATCGCCCTTTTGCTATACTCAGGAATTAAAAGTAGGTCTTTTAAACCATTGTGCATTAACTGCATAGTATTTCAGGTTCTTTTGGTTTTTGCTCAATCAACTAATTTTAACTACTTAACCTAATAATTTTCTCGAAATCTCGTTTGTTTCTAAGATTAATCGGTAAGGGCGATCTTGAATATAATCGCCACGTATCGTAGACGATGATTCAATTCGTGATAAACCTATTAATCAATAATAGGAACATCTTCGGCATAACTGTAAACCTCAATACCTAATTTTTTGGCTACGGGTAACGCCCGTTTGTCAACCATGGGAGAAATGACTAATTTACGATTAACTTGACGTTGATGGTGTTTTTGATAAAATTCTACTTTACGATTAAAAATATACATTCCACCCTTATCAATATTAGATTTGATTTCACATAGTATCAATAAACCATTTTTAATAATGACATCAATTTCTACCTGATCAGGACGACCAAACACTTCCCCCTCATCATCAAATTCATTCACATTGATTACTTCTACCCCAAAAGAATCCTCCAAAATCCCTTTGAGTCCATTGCGAAAACTAGCTTCAGAATATAAACCCCATCTTGAACCTAAAGCACCTATGGTACTGTCATATCTTTGATCTAGTCTTTTTATTTCCTGAAGAAGTTGCTTGTTGAAATTATTTTGTTCCTGCCATTTCTGATTTTGTTCATGGATAAAGTTATCTAAACGTCGATTTTGCTCATCCCATTTACGGTTATTTTCATCCCATTTACGGTTGTTTTCATCCCATTTACGAGCTTGTTCTTCTCTGTCTCGCTGTAATTCTGCTAAGATACGGTCAAATTTACTTTCGGTTTCTTGTCGGGGAGAATAATAGTCTGATACGGTACGAAGAATAAAATCCCGAATCTGCGGATCGTTGTTAATTAATTCAGGAAGTTGTTGTTGAATAAGATTTTTGATCTCCCTTTCTGTCATGGTTTCTTTTCCTATTTTCTAGCTATCCTTTTAAGTTATGCTTCAAAGTTATTGTCAGTATTTTTAAATTTTTCCTTGATTCCTTTATTTTACCGCTTTCAATAACTATTGATTCTATTATGGCGATCGCCCTTACTGTCCTGGTTTTTCCTTACTGCCAATTGCTATACATTTTGAACTGTCCATGTAAAATTTAAAGCAATATTAAAATCATTAGTGTCATGATAATAAAAGTGTTTAATAATTTAAACATTTGATAGAATTAAAGTCTCAAATTAGGTTACTTATTCAGAGTCTATTCATAAATAACTTAATGATCATTAACCAACGGCTAAATATAATAAGATAAATTTAATAAAAAATGTTAGTTGCAACACTAGACACATTACCCCCACCACCAGAAAATAAACAGGGCTGGCCTTGGACGGAAGAAACGCCTCGAGTCAGTGATAAAATGCCAGAAGGTGTTGACTGGCCAAAAATTACCATCGTGACTCCCTCCTATAATCAAGGGGAGTATTTAGAAGAAACCATACGCTCAGTATTACTTCAAGGCTATCCTAATCTTGAATACATTATTATTGACGGTGGTAGTAATGATAATTCTGTTGAAATTATCGAAAAATATTCCCCATGGTTAGCTTACTGGGTAAGTGAAAAAGATCAAGGACAAAGTAATGGTATTAACAAAGGTTTTCAAAAGGCTACAGGGGATATAATTGCTTGGCTTAATTCTGATGATTATTATTTTCAGGGAGTGTTAAGCCGAGTTGCCCAAGAAATCAACCCTCAGAAAAAACGCTTTGTAGTGACTGGCAAAGTATTCTTGAGCAATATCAATACTTTTCATGGCTTATCCCCTGTATTTTCCCGTTATAATCTTTTATTTCATCAGCAATCAGG
The sequence above is a segment of the Cyanobacterium stanieri PCC 7202 genome. Coding sequences within it:
- a CDS encoding Pheophorbide a oxygenase (PFAM: Pheophorbide a oxygenase; Rieske [2Fe-2S] domain~COGs: COG4638 Phenylpropionate dioxygenase and related ring-hydroxylating dioxygenase large terminal subunit~InterPro IPR017941:IPR013626~KEGG: ter:Tery_4346 pheophorbide a oxygenase~PFAM: Pheophorbide a oxygenase; Rieske [2Fe-2S] iron-sulphur domain~SPTR: Rieske [2Fe-2S] region), which produces MTQSTLEKAKAPIVLPVGGEDEDNFNYQEVWYPVFFVEDLEKNRPNSFTLLEEDIVIWWEEKTSQWRVFTDKCPHRLAPLTEGRINEEGLLECPYHGWAFSGEGDCEVIPQQQENQRAHTSSRACVRAYPCKVEQDLLFVYAGNPDNADKTPIPIVGPLEEDKDKWLVLNTFRDIPYSALTLLENVLDSSHIPYTHHGSVGDRTNVSTVELEIISSNRQGFNGVWQEGPRKGKLGSQYTTFVAPNLMWHDLTSKQFGRTMTVVYATPISKGKCRLFARFPFQFSSKIPQFFIKLTPRWYSHLNQNAILEDDQIFLHYQERYLEKLGGSEKYEKACYLPTKADLYVTEFRQWVNKYNAELFPHQNLPATPTHETLLERYHSHTEKCSSCRQALKNIQKIRQILIIFSAIIWSILPAIALKLENISPAIIYSVITVNLVSIFSYFYLGKIEKRFYQGQEIAPRNLKK
- a CDS encoding NAD-dependent epimerase/dehydratase (PFAM: NAD dependent epimerase/dehydratase family~COGs: COG0451 Nucleoside-diphosphate-sugar epimerase~InterPro IPR001509:IPR008089~KEGG: cyp:PCC8801_3879 NAD-dependent epimerase/dehydratase~PFAM: NAD-dependent epimerase/dehydratase~SPTR: NAD-dependent epimerase/dehydratase): MNILVTGAAGFIGFYLTQELLSRGESVIGIDNLNDYYDTSLKTARLQKLAAQKNFTFHKLDLANRKNLEQLFKNNQFDFVIHLAAQAGVRYSIENPHAYVDSNLVGFVNLLECCRHNSIKHLVFASSSSVYGANKKIPFSTSDNVDNPVSLYAATKKANELMAHTYSHLYHIPCTGLRFFTVYGPWGRPDMAYFLFTKAILEGKPIKVFNYGRMQRDFTYIDDIVEGIIRVMNHLPQSSTAEDGSKIPPYKIYNIGNNQPVELTRFIEVIENCLGMEAEKNFLPIQPGDVPTTYADIDDLIQDVGFKPTTSIEEGIERFVSWYKDYYKIV
- a CDS encoding protein of unknown function DUF1626 (PFAM: Protein of unknown function (DUF1626)~COGs: COG5493 conserved hypothetical protein containing a coiled-coil domain~InterPro IPR012431~KEGG: cyh:Cyan8802_4234 protein of unknown function DUF1626~PFAM: protein of unknown function DUF1626~SPTR: Putative uncharacterized protein); this translates as MTEREIKNLIQQQLPELINNDPQIRDFILRTVSDYYSPRQETESKFDRILAELQRDREEQARKWDENNRKWDENNRKWDEQNRRLDNFIHEQNQKWQEQNNFNKQLLQEIKRLDQRYDSTIGALGSRWGLYSEASFRNGLKGILEDSFGVEVINVNEFDDEGEVFGRPDQVEIDVIIKNGLLILCEIKSNIDKGGMYIFNRKVEFYQKHHQRQVNRKLVISPMVDKRALPVAKKLGIEVYSYAEDVPIID
- a CDS encoding glycosyl transferase family 2 (PFAM: Glycosyl transferase family 2~COGs: COG0463 Glycosyltransferase involved in cell wall biogenesis~InterPro IPR001173~KEGG: cag:Cagg_1541 glycosyl transferase family 2~PFAM: glycosyl transferase family 2~SPTR: Glycosyl transferase, group 2 family protein) — translated: MLVATLDTLPPPPENKQGWPWTEETPRVSDKMPEGVDWPKITIVTPSYNQGEYLEETIRSVLLQGYPNLEYIIIDGGSNDNSVEIIEKYSPWLAYWVSEKDQGQSNGINKGFQKATGDIIAWLNSDDYYFQGVLSRVAQEINPQKKRFVVTGKVFLSNINTFHGLSPVFSRYNLLFHQQSGMKGLPTVMPPQQGTFWHKEVFTKTGLLDEELNLCMDYDYWLRIMLYNHYKFHFIPQEFAYFRLHSDCKSGQGWSTFAKENMAVFNKHWQNLPSWEKVYAKFYWLSSSYLFMFALKCKKLLSK